From the Streptomyces sp. NBC_00390 genome, the window GGCTCGCCTCATGGGGCTTCCTCCATACGGGTTCCGACGGGCACGGCCACTCAGCCGGCCCCGCTCCTTCCAGCATGAGGGAGCCGGAGCTGCACGAGGAGGGCCACTCGGCCCGACATGCGTACCCCCTTCGGCCACCACACCTCCAGGACACAGCTGCATCAACGGCGATCCCGAGGGCCGACCGTCCCCGAGCAGGGGCCCTGTGGCCCCTCTCGGATACAGGGCGAGCCGACCAGTCTGAGAGGTGTCGGCCCACCCACACCCCGTCAGGAGCGAAGCATGTCCAGCACTGTCACCGTAGGTCTCGACGGATCCCGAGAAAGCCTGGCCGCCGCGAACTGGGCCGCCCGCGAGGCGCTCAGCCGCGGCCTGCCGCTGCGGCTGCTGGCGGCGTGGGACAGCGACCACGACAACCGCTCCCGCCGCATCGGCCTGGACACAGCACGTGGATGGGGCGAGAGGTCCCTCCACATCACACAGCACCGTCTGCAACGCAGGCACCCCGGGCTGCACGTGGAAACGACGTGGATCCCCGGGGACCCGGTCGACACACTGAGCACCGCGGGGAACGAGGCGGAGCTGCTCGTGCTGGGTTCTCGCGGCCTGAGCGGTATAGCCGGCTTCCTGGCCGGATCCGTATCACTCGCAGTACTGGCCCGCATCCGGCGCCCCGCCGTCCTCGTCCGCCCCCAGACCGCCCCCGTGCCCCAGGAACACGACCCGGCCGGCGACATCCTGCTCGGACTGGACGCATCCCGGCCCAGCGACGAGATGCTCGCCTTCACCTTCGACACCGCAGACCGGTACAGCTGCGGAGTGCGGGTGCTCTACAGCTGGGCGATGCCGCTGTTGCACGGCCCCGACATGGCCGGCGCCTTGCCGCTGCTGGCGGCCGAACTCGACAACGAGTGGGGCCAAGCCCTCGACGCGGCGCTCACACCCTGGACGAAGAAGTACCCCGCCGTGCCCGTCGTCCGCCAGTGCCAACAAGGGCGTCCGGCACAGGACCTGATCGACGCCGCGCCCCGTGCCCGGCTGGTCGTCGTGGGCCGCAGAAACCGCCGCTCACGGATCGGCACCCACATCGGCGCCGTCACCCATGCGGTTCTGCACCACTCGCCGACTCCCGTCGCCGTCGTACCGCATGACTGAATCTGCCGGCCTCAGCGCGGCACGTCGATCCGATGCTTTCGACCATGGCCGTCCACGCCGCGGCGGCCCGGCTCGTGGAAGCGGGACAGGTGGTCGAGGGAGGGCTCCAGCCCCGCTGCGACCAGGAAGCCACGGCCGGTCGGCACATCACGTACGAAGAGGCTGAAGGTCGCCGGGGCGTACATACCCTCCCGGAGGTAGGACAGGGCCATCGTGACCTGGTAGAGATCGGTGGTGGTGACCTCAGACATGGCTGCCCCCGCTCCGCGCCAGGCCGCCAGGCGCGTCGTCGCGTTTGCAGGCGAGACGGGCGGTCACGTCCACGACGCCGTCCACGGTCTCGCACAGCCGCACAGTGATCGGTATGAGGCTCTGGCGCGGCACGGTGCCGCTCAGCGTGACCCTGCCGTCGTCCACCCCGACCGTGACTGCGGAGGGTGACAGGGCGAGGGTGCGGGTCAGGACGTCCTCCAGGATCTCCTCCTGGATGGCCCGGTCTCCCCGCAGGAACAATTTCAGCAGGTCACTGCGGCTGATCACGCCCACCAGGCGACCCGAGTCGTCGACCACCGGCAGTCGTTTGATGCGGTGTCCTTCCATCACCCTGGCCGCTTTGACGGCGCTCCATTCGGGGTGGGCGATCACTGCTGGGCTGGACATGAGCGCCTCGGCCGTGCTCGCGCGGCTCCCCGGCGGCCGACTGCGCAGCAGATCGGCCTCGGACACCACACCGACGGGGCGATCACCGGCGTCGATCACTGGTACCGCCGTGATGCCGTACTCGTCGAGCAGGCGGACGATCTCTTTGAATGCCGTGCCCCGCTGCACGCTGACGGCATTGGACGTCATCAAGTCGGCAACGCTGCGGTGCCTCATCGCTGATCAGTTCCTTCCGGACGAGCCGGACCTGTCGGCCTCGATCACCAGCGTGGAACGAGGACCACACCTCGCATAGGGCCTCAGGGGCATGTTTCCGGACCAATGGGTCTGAGTGGTGAATAGGATGTTCAGAACGTGCCTGCCTGCTCAATGCGGGTTCCCATTCCATGGCGAGTAGGCACCGGCGAACGGAGTGGCGCTCGTGACCCCTCGTCCCGTGCAGATGCCACCCACTGCTGCCGGGGGGAGTACGGGGCTCACGGAGCAAGAGGCAGCGCGCCGTCTCATCGAGTACGGCCGCAACGAGGTAGCCGCACGGCGTCCGGTACGGCTGCACGCGCGCGTGCTGGCCCAGCTCCGAGATCCGCTGATCATGGTTCTCCTGGGTGCCGTGGCCCTGACCGTCGCCATTGGTGATCATGCTGATTCCGTGGTCATCGCCCTGGTGATCGTCGTGAACACCACGGTGGGCGTGGTCCAGGAGATCAGGGCCGACAACGCGGTGGCTGCCCTCTCCGCCATGTCCGCGCCCAGCGCGCGAGTACTGCGCGACGACGCGGACCGGGAGGTGCCTGCCACGGAGGTCGTGCCGGGAGACGTGCTGCTGCTGGGCGAAGGCGACATCGTGCCCGCAGACGCCCGCCTCATGGAGGCATCGGCGCTGCTCGTCGACGAGTCGATGCTGACGGGTGAGTCCGTTCCGGTCGACAAGGACCTCCGCTCCCCGCGGCCCGAGGCGGCGACACTGAGCGCCGGCACCGTCGTCGTACGGGGGAGGGGGGTGGCAGAGGTGACGGCCACGGGGTCGGCGAGTGCCCTCGGCCGCATTGCCGCACTGCTCGTGGGCCGGTTGGAGCCGACACCGCTGCAGCGGCGGCTGGCGTCCCTGGGCCGCGTACTTGCTGTCGTCACGCTTGCCTTGTGTGTGCTCGTGTTCGGGCTTGGCCTTCTCCGCGGTCAGGGACTCGGGACGATGGCGGTGACGGCGATCAGCCTGGCGGTGGCCGCTGTTCCCGAGTCCCTGCCTGCCGTCGTCACCCTGGCGCTGGCCTTGGGTGCCCGCCGGATGGCAGCTCGGCATGCCGTGGTGAGGCGGCTGCCGGCGGTGGAGACGCTCGGCTCGGTGACTGTGCTCGGGACCGACAAGACGGGCACCCTCACCGAAGGCCGCATGGTGGTCGAACACGTCTGGACACCTGAAGGCACGGTGGAGTTCACAGGCGTCGGCTACGAGCCGAGGGGCGAGACGCGCGTCGGCGGAAAGGCCGCAAGTGCTGCCGAACTCGTCCCCGTGCAAGAACTGCTGACCGTCGCCGCGCTGTGCAGCGATGCCACCCTGCGTCCGCCGCAGTCAGAAGCGGAGCATGTCGACGACGAACGATGGACGGCCTCAGGAGATCCCATGGAAGCCGCACTGCTCACTGCGGCGGCCAAGGCCGGCTGCGCCGACCATCACGTGCTGCGGCAGCGGTATCCGCGCACGGCCGAGGAGCCGTTCGACAGCATGCGCAAGCGCATGACGACGCTGCACATGACTCCGTCCGGCCAGGTGATGGTGTGCTTGAAGGGGGCCCCGGAGGCCGTCGTCCACGAGGCTGTGCTCGACGAGAGCGCAGACCGGCTCGGCCGTGCCCGGCAGGAAGCGGCACGGCTGGCCGCGCAGGGGTACCGAGTGCTTGCTGTTGCTTCGGCGCTGCGCGACGTCCCGCCGGTGCACGTCGCCGATGCCGAGACGCAACTGCGCCTGCTCGGCCTTGTCGCGCTGAACGATCCTCCGAAGACCGCTGCGACCGCAACGCTGGCTGCCTGCCGGGCTGCGGGCATCACTCCGGTACTCATCACCGGTGACCATCCCGCCACCGCACGGGCGATCGCTGCGCGAGTGGGACTGATCGACGCCGGCTCCGAGGCCCGCGACGTCGTCACGGGCCCTGCCCTGGCATCCGGAGCAGTCGGCGAAGTGACCGAGGTGCGCGTCTTCGCCCGCACGGACCCGCAGCAGAAGCTGGACATCGTCCGGGCATGGCAGAGACGGGGCGACGTGACGGCGATGACCGGCGACGGCGTCAACGACGGACCTGCGCTGCACCAGGCGGACATCGGGGTGGCCATGGGGCGGCGGGGCACCGAGGTCGCGCGACAGTCGGCCGATCTGGTGCTCACCGACGACGAGTTGTCCACGGTGGTCGCAGCGGTCGAGGAGGGACGCCGCGTCTACGACAACATCCGCCGGTTTCTGGTCTACGGGCTGGCAGGCGGCGCGGCGGAGATTCTCGTCATGCTCGTCGGACCCGCCTTCGGGCTTGCCCTGCCGCTGCGGGCCGGCCAGATCCTGTGGATCAACCTGCTGACCCACGGCCTGACGGGGGTGGCAATGGGAGCGGAGCCTGTGTCACCTCACGCCATGCGACGGCCACCGCGCCCGCCGCACCAGCATGTTCTGGGGCACGGTCTGTGGCAGAGAGTGCTCTTCCTTGCGGCTGTGGTGACTGTGGCCAGTCTGGCGGCGGGACTGTGGGCCCGGGCTGCGGGAGCGCCGTGGCAGAGTGTTCTGTTCCTCTCCTTGCTGGCCGCGCAGCTCGGGATCGTCCTTGGCCTGCGCACTCGCCTCCTGACCCGCGAGAACCTGTTTCTCCCGCTGTCCGTTCTGGCCTCGGCCGGGCTGGCGGCTGCCGCCCTCTACTTGCCTTTCCTGGGCGCGGTGCTGGAGACGGAGCCGCTGGGTGCAGAGGAGGTCGGCATCGCGGCCTGCGCAGGCGTGGCCGGGTTCGTCGCGGCAAGGATGAGCGGCCAGAGATGGGTGAGGAAGCTTGTCGTGAAGGGATGACGAGCCGCAGGACGTCAGAACACGGGGTGACGGACGTCGATCTGGGCGTTGACGTCCACGACTCCGGGAACAGCCCGCGCCAGCCGGACGAGCACGTCGATCAGCGTGCTGACAGGCACAGCGCCGGTCAGCGTGACGGCACCGTCCTTCACGTGGACGTCGAGTTCCGACGCCTTGGCAGGGATCAGATGCGCGATCAGTTCGTGGCGCACTTCCTCGGCGATGTCGGCGTCCGAGCGGAGATAGATCTTCAGGAGGTCTCCCCGGCTGACCACACCGAGCAGGTGTCCCTCGGCATCCACCACGGGCAGACGCTTGAGGTGTCTGCGGGCCATCAACCGTGCGGCGCCCGCGATCGTGGTGTCCGGTTGCACGGTGACGGCGGGGGTCGTCATGAGCCGGCCCGCGGTCACCGCGCGCGAAGCGTCCTCCCCCTGGGCCTTGATGATCAGGTCTCCCTCGGAGACGACCCCGGTGACGTGTCCCTCGGCCGAGAGGACGGGCAGGGCGCTGACGTGCCACTGCTGCATGGCCTCCACGATCTCCTTGAACGGTGCGTCGCTGTTCACCGAGATCACGGCGTGGGTCATCACATCAGCGACGGTTCGTACGTGCTTCATGACCGTTCCTCCCTGTCGTGTGCATACCTGCCGTAACTCCGATGGTGCCGTCCGGGAAGTGGTGAGGGCAGGGGCCGAGCGGGCCCCTCCGAGGGCCGCCCGACCCCCGATGACCACTCTGGCCCGGTGATGTCATGGAACTGACGGAAAGGGCCACGAGGAGGCGCGGAGAACCGGCCGACGTGCACCGCGCAATCAGGATCCGCGAGAAGCGGGTGACCCTTTCCGTCTCATGCTGTCCGGATGAGGGCGGCGCGCCGCTTCTGCTGCCGTGGCCGTCGGTCGCGAGGCCTGTGCTCGTCTCACCATTCTGACCCCAGGACGCTCACCGGTCAGGCCGAGTGGTGTCCGTGGGGGCGCTCGAGTCCAGGTCCTGGTCGTCGATCTCGTAGCCGAGGCTCCGTGGACGGCGACCACCCCGTCCACGGAGCGGCACAGCCGCTCGACGATCGGCATGTCGGCCCTTTCGGCGACCCGTCCGGTCAGGGTCACTACGCCCTCGCATACGGTGGCGTTGACGCTGCCAGGGACGGGTCCGAGGGTTTCGCTGAGCACGTCCTGGTGGATTTCGTCGCTGATGGCTTCGTCGCGGCGCAGGAAGGGGCGAAGCAGGTCGCACCTGCTGACCATGCCGGCCCTGGGAGCCTGTGGCGGCTCCGCACCCGTACTGCAACTCTCTGGCCTCGCTCCCCGGGAAGACAGAGCCGAATGGTCCCGGAAAGGGACGGCCCGCCCCTGTGGCGGCGCGTCGTGGGCGTGTGACTCTGATCTCGTCAACAGGACGCTGCGAGGAGCAGGGACATCAGGTCGTTCAATCGTCAAGAGTGGGCGTACGAACCGAAGAGGGGCAGCGGCATGTGGGCCGGCGTGGGCGATCAGATCGTTGTGGGAGGTCCCACCGTGGGAGATTCGGGCCGCGACGGAGAGATCGTCGGCCTGCACCACCCGGACGGGACTCCGCCCTATGACGTGCGCTGGTCGGACACCGGGCGTGTCACCGTGTTCTTCCCGGGGCCGGACGCCCGTATCAAGCACCTCACGGACCATGGGCACCACACGGGCAGGGGCACACCGAGGCCATGAGTCGAAGTGTGCGCGCGGCGCACGGTACCTGAGATGTGTTGCCGGCGGGCCCACGGTCGGGAGGACTGTGGCGAGTGGGGAGGTGGCGCGTTCGCCGGGTGGACATCGTGACGCACCGAGAGGCCGGGCCACGGCTCGTTCCGCTGTTCGTGCGCGCGGCGCCTTCAAGGCGAGACGCCCTGGGCTTCGTCCAGGTCCAGTCGGACGTCCACCACGCCCTCGACGGCGCTGACGGCCCGGGCCAGCAGCGGTACCAGCGCCCGGTCCCGCAAACTGCCCTCCAGGGTCACGATGCCCTCCGTGACCGAGACCTCCAACTGCGCGGTGGCAGGCAGGCGGTGGACGATCGTGCTTCGGATCTCGCCGGCGATGTCCTCGTCCGGCCGGAGGAACACCTTCAGCAGGTCACTGCGGCTGACCACACCCTCCAGCATTCCGACCTCATCGACCACGGGCAGCCGCTTCACGCGCCGCCGCGCCATGATCCGGGCAGCCTCGGCCAGCGTGGCGCCCGCGTGGACGGTGACGGCCGGGCTGGACATCAGTTCCTCCGCCGACACCGCTCCCGCCTTGGCGGCCTGGGTCGGCGGCCTTCCCCACTGCTCGGAATCACCGTCGCGCGCCTCCTCCTTGGGCAGCAGGTCCGCTTCCGACACCACGCCGATGACCCGCCCCTCACCCTCCAGTACCGGCAGCGCGTTGACCTTCCACTGCTGCATCAGCTCGACGATCTCCTTGTAGGTGGCGTGACGCCCTACGGCGACAGCGGTGTGGGTCATCACGTCGCTCACCGTGTGCGGTGAATCAGGCATGGCGGCTCTCCCTTGCCTTCGGGCGGCGCTCGACGGTGAGGTCGAGGAAGTGGGTGGAACAGGAGATGCACGGGTCGTGATTGCGGATCACCCGCTCGCACAGCGCGGTCAGCACTGCGTCGTCCGCATCGTGCTGCGCCACGGCGCTGCGGGCGGCGCGGACGAGGTCGTCCTCGATCGCGCCCTGGTTCTGGGCGGTGGGCGGGACCAGTTGGGCATCCGTGACTGTGCCGTCGGCATCGAGCACGTACCGGTGGTACAGCAGCCCGCGGGGCGCCTCCGTCGCGCCGTGCCCGGTGCCCGCCACAGGGGGCACATCGGTGTACGGACGTGGCGGGGGAACATAGGACTCGATGATCCGCAGCGCTTCCTCCACCGCGTACACGACCTCGACCGCGCGGACCAGGATCGACCGGTAGGGGTTGCGGCACACCGCACCGTCCGCGGGATCGCCGAGCCCTGCCTCCCGTGCCGCCTGCCTCGCCGTGTGCGACAGTCTCCGGCCGCTGATCGCGAACCGTGCGAGGGAGCCGGTGAGATGACGCCGCCCGTCCAGACGTGAGTGCAGCGCCGTGGAATGCGGTACCTGCACCTCGCGCACTCGTACGGGAAAGTCGTCCAGGGGGAACGCATAAGACGTCCCGTCGGGACGCAGTACCGTCGGGGTGCCCGATTCGATGGCGTACGTCCCGGGCTCGGCCAGTGCCAGAAAGTCGGCGTCGGTCTCGGCTTCCGGGAAGTCGAAGCCGGCGACCCAGCGCACGGTCTCCCAGGCGTCGTCCTGCGCCTGCCGCAATTGCTGGGCCAGCGGGTGCAGTTCAGCTACGGACGGCACCCGGTAGAAGCCGCCGATCCGGACGTTGACCGGATGGATCGCCCGGCCGCCGAGCAGTTCCATCACGGCGTTGCCCGCCCGCTTCAGCCGCAGTCCCCGCTCCACGTGGGCGCGTTGGGTGCGTGCCAGCTCGATGGCGCTGTCGTATCCGAGAAAGTCAGGGGCGTGCAGGAGATAGACATGCAGCGTCTGACTCTCGATCCACTCGCCGCAGTAGAGCAGTCGGCGCAGCTGTGCGACGCCAGGGTCGACCGTGACGCCACAGGCGTCCTCGATGGCGGCGCACGCACTCATCTGGTAGGCAACCGGGCAGATCCCGCACACGCGGGAGGTGATGTCCGGGGGCTCGGTGTGTCCGCGGCCCCTGAGGAACGCCTCGAAGAAGCGTGGAGGTTCGTAGATGTCCAGGCGTGCCTCGGTGATCTCGCCGTCGTCCAGTCGAAGGTGAAGCGAGCCTTCGCCTTCGACCCGGGAGAGCGAGCCGATGTGCAGGACACGGGATCCGCGGTGGGTCATGGCCGGCTGTCCTCTTCTTGGGCGAAGGCGGTGGCGTTGAAGGTGCGCAGGATGCGCTCGGTGTCGCGGTCGTCCATGCCGTCCCGGTGCAGGAAGGGGATGAGCGCCGGGAGGTTGGTGGATCCGGAGGGTCCGAAGCAGCCGTAGCAACCACGTCCGTAGGCGGGGCAGATGGCTCCGCATCCGGCGTGCGTGACGGGACCCAGGCAGGGCGTGCCGTGCGCGACCGTGACACAGACCGTCCCGCGGCGCTTGCACTCGAAGCACACGCTGTGGTTCGGCACATCCGGCTTGCGGCCGAACAGGAAAGCCGTGATGACTTCGAGGAGTTGGCGGCGGTCGATGGGGCAACCACGCAGTTCGAAGTCGACGTCGACATGGTCCGAGACGGGGGTGGACGTGGACAGTGTCTCGATGTACTCGGGGCGGGCGTAGACGGTGCGGCGGAACTCATCGACGTCCGCGAAGTTGCGCAGTGCCTGAATGCCGCCCGCCGTGGCGCAGGCTCCGATCGTCACCAGCCGGTGTGCCGCCGCGCGGATCGCGCGGACCCGCTCCGCGTCTGCGGGCGTGCTGACCGACCCCTCGACCAGGGCGAGGTCGTACGGACCGGGCTGAACCGCACTGGAGGCCTCCAGGAAATGGGTGATCTCCACCCGGCCCGCGAGGGCCAGGAGCTCGTCCTCGCAGTCCAGCAGGGTCAGCTGGCAGCCGTCGCAGGAAGCGAGCTTGAACACGGCCAGCGTGGGAACGTCCATGTCACAGCTCCCTGACGCCGAGCAGCGGAGCGGCACGGTCCCAGCTCAGCACGGGTCCGTCGCGGCACAGGAGCACCGGGCCGAGTTGACAGTGTCCGCAGTGTCCCGTCCCGCAGCGCATGTTCCGTTCGAGGGACACCTGGATGTGCTGCTCCGGGATCCCGCGGTGCGACAGGTTACGGGCGGCGGAACGGATCATTGGTTCGGGTCCGCAGAGGAACGCCGTGCTGGTCCCGGGGTCGAAGTGGGTGCTGTCGAGCAGCTGCGTCACCAGGCCCACGTGACCTCGCCACCGGTCGTCCGGCCGGTCCACCGTCACCCCGGTGAAGGTGGTGGGCCACGTCTCGATCTCCGCCGCGTGGATCAGATCCGCGGGCGTCCGGGCGCCGATCAGCACGTTCAGTCGGCCGAACCTGTCGCGGTCGGCCGTCACCGCGTGGACGAGCGGCCGCAGGGGCGCCAGGCCGATGCCGCCTGCGATCACCACGATGTCCCGGCCGACGGCCGTCTCGAGGTCCCACGTCGTGCCGAACGGTCCGCGCAGCCCGATGACCTCGCCTTCGCGGGCTCTGCTCAGCGCTTCGGAGACCGCGCCCACCTCGCGAACGGTGTGGCAGAGCCCGCCGTCCGGGGGGATCTCGCTCACCGACAGCGGGATCTCGCCCCGTCCGAAGGCGTACACCATGGCGAACTGGCCCGGCGCGAACGCGGGAAGCTGCTCGGCGACAGGTCGCAGCCGCAGCGTGGCGGTGTCGTCCGTCTCCTGTCGTCGGGCGACCACGCTGTACGGCACCGGGGCGCCGGTCATGTCGTGCTGCCGCTGCCGTGCGGGGCGTACAGGTCCAGCAGCCGGATGCGGGCGGCGTGCAGGCGGTGGGCGATGACCCTGCCGACCCACTGGCCGATCGCGGAGCCGAGGGCCGGGTCCGCGTCCATCATCATCCGCACGGTTCTCGCATCGAACTCCTCGGCGCGCACTGGTGTCATGGCCTCGGCACCGAGCTGCCACACATAGGGCGGGAACAGCCAGGACCAGCCGACGAGCTCCCCGAAACCGAGACTCTCGAGAACCACGGGGCGCTGCCCGGGCACCTGGATGTCGAGCGTCACCGTGCCGGAATGAACGATCCAGAAACGGTCAGCAGGCTGTCCCTCCTCGAACAGCCTGTTTCCTTCGGGGATGTTGACCTCGCGGGACACCTCCATCAGACGGGCGTGGTGCTCGGCTGACAGAACACGCGTCATACGGGTGGGAGAAGGGGTGTTCACTGCCGGGCCTCCGCATCGAGTGCTGCTGCTTCTTCGGTGATGTCGATACCGACCGGGCACCAGACGATGCACCGGCCGCAGCCGACGCAGCCGGAACTGCCGAACTGGTCGTACCAGGTGCCGAGTTTGTGCGTGAGCCACTGCCGGTAGCGACTGTGCCCGGAGGAGCGGACCGGGCCGCCGTGCAGGGCCGAGAAGTCGAGGTCGAAGCAGGAGTCCCAGCGCTGCCACCGCTCGGCGTGGTCACCGGTGAGGTCGGTGACCTCCTCGGTGGTGGTGCAGAAACACGTCGGGCACACCATGGTGCAGTTGCCGCAGGTCAGACACCGCTCGGCCACGTCGTTCCAGCGCTCGGCGTCCAAGGTCGCGCCCATGAGCTCCTGCAGGCTGACCGGCGGCATGGAGCGACCCATCCGGTCCGCGGCTTCGTTCACTGCGGTCCGGGCAGCCGAGACGGCTCGCTCGGGAGCGGGTCGGTGGGGGATTTCGGTGAGGAGTGAGGCGCCCTCGTCGCTGCCGACGCGCACGACGAAGCGATGGCCGTCCGCATCG encodes:
- a CDS encoding BON domain-containing protein translates to MVSRCDLLRPFLRRDEAISDEIHQDVLSETLGPVPGSVNATVCEGVVTLTGRVAERADMPIVERLCRSVDGVVAVHGASATRSTTRTWTRAPPRTPLGLTGERPGVRMVRRAQASRPTATAAEAARRPHPDSMRRKGSPASRGS
- a CDS encoding FAD/NAD(P)-binding protein; protein product: MTGAPVPYSVVARRQETDDTATLRLRPVAEQLPAFAPGQFAMVYAFGRGEIPLSVSEIPPDGGLCHTVREVGAVSEALSRAREGEVIGLRGPFGTTWDLETAVGRDIVVIAGGIGLAPLRPLVHAVTADRDRFGRLNVLIGARTPADLIHAAEIETWPTTFTGVTVDRPDDRWRGHVGLVTQLLDSTHFDPGTSTAFLCGPEPMIRSAARNLSHRGIPEQHIQVSLERNMRCGTGHCGHCQLGPVLLCRDGPVLSWDRAAPLLGVREL
- a CDS encoding CBS domain-containing protein; the protein is MKHVRTVADVMTHAVISVNSDAPFKEIVEAMQQWHVSALPVLSAEGHVTGVVSEGDLIIKAQGEDASRAVTAGRLMTTPAVTVQPDTTIAGAARLMARRHLKRLPVVDAEGHLLGVVSRGDLLKIYLRSDADIAEEVRHELIAHLIPAKASELDVHVKDGAVTLTGAVPVSTLIDVLVRLARAVPGVVDVNAQIDVRHPVF
- a CDS encoding CBS domain-containing protein, whose protein sequence is MRHRSVADLMTSNAVSVQRGTAFKEIVRLLDEYGITAVPVIDAGDRPVGVVSEADLLRSRPPGSRASTAEALMSSPAVIAHPEWSAVKAARVMEGHRIKRLPVVDDSGRLVGVISRSDLLKLFLRGDRAIQEEILEDVLTRTLALSPSAVTVGVDDGRVTLSGTVPRQSLIPITVRLCETVDGVVDVTARLACKRDDAPGGLARSGGSHV
- a CDS encoding oxidoreductase — translated: MDVPTLAVFKLASCDGCQLTLLDCEDELLALAGRVEITHFLEASSAVQPGPYDLALVEGSVSTPADAERVRAIRAAAHRLVTIGACATAGGIQALRNFADVDEFRRTVYARPEYIETLSTSTPVSDHVDVDFELRGCPIDRRQLLEVITAFLFGRKPDVPNHSVCFECKRRGTVCVTVAHGTPCLGPVTHAGCGAICPAYGRGCYGCFGPSGSTNLPALIPFLHRDGMDDRDTERILRTFNATAFAQEEDSRP
- a CDS encoding cation-translocating P-type ATPase codes for the protein MTPRPVQMPPTAAGGSTGLTEQEAARRLIEYGRNEVAARRPVRLHARVLAQLRDPLIMVLLGAVALTVAIGDHADSVVIALVIVVNTTVGVVQEIRADNAVAALSAMSAPSARVLRDDADREVPATEVVPGDVLLLGEGDIVPADARLMEASALLVDESMLTGESVPVDKDLRSPRPEAATLSAGTVVVRGRGVAEVTATGSASALGRIAALLVGRLEPTPLQRRLASLGRVLAVVTLALCVLVFGLGLLRGQGLGTMAVTAISLAVAAVPESLPAVVTLALALGARRMAARHAVVRRLPAVETLGSVTVLGTDKTGTLTEGRMVVEHVWTPEGTVEFTGVGYEPRGETRVGGKAASAAELVPVQELLTVAALCSDATLRPPQSEAEHVDDERWTASGDPMEAALLTAAAKAGCADHHVLRQRYPRTAEEPFDSMRKRMTTLHMTPSGQVMVCLKGAPEAVVHEAVLDESADRLGRARQEAARLAAQGYRVLAVASALRDVPPVHVADAETQLRLLGLVALNDPPKTAATATLAACRAAGITPVLITGDHPATARAIAARVGLIDAGSEARDVVTGPALASGAVGEVTEVRVFARTDPQQKLDIVRAWQRRGDVTAMTGDGVNDGPALHQADIGVAMGRRGTEVARQSADLVLTDDELSTVVAAVEEGRRVYDNIRRFLVYGLAGGAAEILVMLVGPAFGLALPLRAGQILWINLLTHGLTGVAMGAEPVSPHAMRRPPRPPHQHVLGHGLWQRVLFLAAVVTVASLAAGLWARAAGAPWQSVLFLSLLAAQLGIVLGLRTRLLTRENLFLPLSVLASAGLAAAALYLPFLGAVLETEPLGAEEVGIAACAGVAGFVAARMSGQRWVRKLVVKG
- a CDS encoding universal stress protein → MSSTVTVGLDGSRESLAAANWAAREALSRGLPLRLLAAWDSDHDNRSRRIGLDTARGWGERSLHITQHRLQRRHPGLHVETTWIPGDPVDTLSTAGNEAELLVLGSRGLSGIAGFLAGSVSLAVLARIRRPAVLVRPQTAPVPQEHDPAGDILLGLDASRPSDEMLAFTFDTADRYSCGVRVLYSWAMPLLHGPDMAGALPLLAAELDNEWGQALDAALTPWTKKYPAVPVVRQCQQGRPAQDLIDAAPRARLVVVGRRNRRSRIGTHIGAVTHAVLHHSPTPVAVVPHD
- a CDS encoding CBS domain-containing protein: MPDSPHTVSDVMTHTAVAVGRHATYKEIVELMQQWKVNALPVLEGEGRVIGVVSEADLLPKEEARDGDSEQWGRPPTQAAKAGAVSAEELMSSPAVTVHAGATLAEAARIMARRRVKRLPVVDEVGMLEGVVSRSDLLKVFLRPDEDIAGEIRSTIVHRLPATAQLEVSVTEGIVTLEGSLRDRALVPLLARAVSAVEGVVDVRLDLDEAQGVSP
- a CDS encoding Ni/Fe hydrogenase subunit alpha, with translation MTHRGSRVLHIGSLSRVEGEGSLHLRLDDGEITEARLDIYEPPRFFEAFLRGRGHTEPPDITSRVCGICPVAYQMSACAAIEDACGVTVDPGVAQLRRLLYCGEWIESQTLHVYLLHAPDFLGYDSAIELARTQRAHVERGLRLKRAGNAVMELLGGRAIHPVNVRIGGFYRVPSVAELHPLAQQLRQAQDDAWETVRWVAGFDFPEAETDADFLALAEPGTYAIESGTPTVLRPDGTSYAFPLDDFPVRVREVQVPHSTALHSRLDGRRHLTGSLARFAISGRRLSHTARQAAREAGLGDPADGAVCRNPYRSILVRAVEVVYAVEEALRIIESYVPPPRPYTDVPPVAGTGHGATEAPRGLLYHRYVLDADGTVTDAQLVPPTAQNQGAIEDDLVRAARSAVAQHDADDAVLTALCERVIRNHDPCISCSTHFLDLTVERRPKARESRHA
- a CDS encoding Crp/Fnr family transcriptional regulator, producing the protein MTRVLSAEHHARLMEVSREVNIPEGNRLFEEGQPADRFWIVHSGTVTLDIQVPGQRPVVLESLGFGELVGWSWLFPPYVWQLGAEAMTPVRAEEFDARTVRMMMDADPALGSAIGQWVGRVIAHRLHAARIRLLDLYAPHGSGSTT